The following coding sequences lie in one ANME-2 cluster archaeon genomic window:
- a CDS encoding IS1 family transposase, producing the protein RKKKQKNVEPGSPNSDIEGDAWIFTFMTRGSYLIVAYEIGKRTKETCAKLFEKVFDRIQLPFPDKKIEIFSDGHDDYTNTIPEYYAETCVDYGQVIKIREGGRVVDKIKKVIYGTPKIDEIETTDIENMNSICRERQGRLVRETKCFSKKMPKLINSFELFHFYWNFMDKLTKTETPAMLEGLADHQWNWEQFFYFSLSILN; encoded by the coding sequence TTCGTAAAAAAAAACAAAAAAACGTTGAGCCAGGAAGCCCTAATTCAGATATCGAAGGTGATGCCTGGATATTCACTTTCATGACGAGAGGGTCTTATCTCATCGTTGCTTATGAGATTGGGAAACGGACAAAAGAAACATGTGCAAAATTATTTGAGAAAGTTTTTGATAGAATACAATTGCCTTTTCCAGATAAAAAAATTGAAATATTTTCTGATGGACATGATGACTATACAAATACTATTCCTGAGTATTATGCAGAGACATGTGTTGACTATGGACAAGTTATCAAAATAAGGGAGGGAGGAAGAGTTGTTGATAAAATCAAGAAAGTCATTTATGGAACTCCTAAGATAGATGAAATCGAAACGACAGACATCGAAAATATGAATAGTATTTGTCGTGAAAGGCAGGGCAGATTAGTTAGAGAAACAAAATGCTTTTCGAAAAAGATGCCAAAACTCATAAATTCTTTCGAATTATTTCATTTTTATTGGAACTTTATGGATAAGTTGACTAAAACCGAGACTCCTGCAATGTTGGAAGGTTTAGCTGATCATCAATGGAATTGGGAGCAATTTTTTTATTTTTCATTAAGTATCTTAAATTAG